Proteins from a single region of Abyssalbus ytuae:
- a CDS encoding YceI family protein — protein sequence MKLKKYSLSILALLLITFAVTAQENLIRTDPNTSYVNFSIEGENISGTIAGVDTFIILDKDHLDKSSIQGSATVKTINTGNFIRDKKLLGKKHLNEKEFPTITFESTNIQELEPNVYMVEGDLTIKDITERIYVEAVFAEDRIQALSHFNTFDFELSFKGDEHHKVDLYFELFYPDTE from the coding sequence ATGAAATTGAAAAAGTATTCTTTAAGTATTTTAGCTTTATTATTAATTACTTTCGCAGTTACTGCCCAGGAAAACCTTATAAGGACAGATCCTAATACTTCGTATGTTAATTTTAGTATAGAAGGTGAAAATATAAGTGGAACCATTGCCGGGGTTGACACGTTTATAATATTGGATAAGGATCATCTTGATAAGTCTTCAATTCAGGGTTCTGCCACGGTAAAAACCATTAATACCGGTAATTTTATACGCGATAAAAAATTATTGGGGAAAAAACACCTTAATGAGAAAGAGTTTCCTACCATTACTTTTGAAAGTACCAATATACAGGAGTTAGAGCCCAATGTATATATGGTTGAGGGAGATTTAACCATTAAAGATATTACGGAGAGAATTTATGTAGAAGCTGTTTTTGCCGAAGACCGGATTCAGGCATTATCCCATTTTAATACTTTTGATTTCGAACTTTCCTTTAAAGGAGATGAGCACCATAAGGTTGATCTTTACTTTGAATTATTTTACCCGGATACCGAATAA
- the trxA gene encoding thioredoxin, translated as MKSNFSQIINSDKPVLIDFFADWCGPCKMLAPILREVKEDLGDDVSIIKIDVDRNQNLAAQYQVMGVPTMMLFKEGKMLWRQSGVIPKHQLVDIIKSHS; from the coding sequence ATGAAAAGTAATTTTAGCCAGATAATAAATAGTGATAAACCGGTACTGATAGATTTTTTTGCCGATTGGTGCGGGCCCTGTAAAATGTTAGCTCCTATTTTAAGGGAAGTAAAAGAAGACCTGGGAGATGATGTGAGTATTATTAAGATTGATGTGGACAGAAATCAAAATTTAGCGGCCCAATACCAAGTAATGGGGGTTCCTACAATGATGTTGTTTAAAGAAGGAAAAATGCTTTGGAGGCAATCCGGAGTAATACCAAAACATCAACTGGTGGACATTATAAAGTCGCATTCCTGA
- a CDS encoding RES family NAD+ phosphorylase, with product MIVYRLCKEKYKTDLSGKGAEKAGGRWNSKGTAVVYTCNSRALCTIEIAVHTPLGNIPLDYHILKIEIPDNKSIIYQLKKSELPENWKSLPHPNSTQIIGDNFIRENKYLLIKVPSAIVKGDYNYLINPYHKDFSKVKILETELFEFDERLFVK from the coding sequence ATGATCGTTTACCGTCTTTGTAAGGAAAAATATAAAACTGACCTTAGCGGAAAAGGTGCGGAAAAAGCAGGAGGGAGGTGGAATAGTAAAGGGACTGCTGTAGTTTATACCTGTAATTCAAGGGCATTATGTACTATAGAAATAGCAGTTCATACACCTTTGGGTAATATTCCCTTAGACTACCATATATTAAAAATTGAAATTCCTGATAACAAATCAATTATTTATCAATTAAAAAAAAGTGAACTCCCCGAAAACTGGAAATCCTTGCCTCACCCTAATTCTACTCAAATAATAGGAGATAACTTTATAAGGGAAAATAAATACCTGTTAATAAAAGTACCTTCTGCAATTGTGAAGGGAGATTATAACTATCTTATCAATCCGTATCACAAGGATTTTTCCAAAGTAAAAATTCTGGAAACAGAACTTTTTGAATTTGACGAAAGACTGTTTGTAAAATAA
- the parS gene encoding type II RES/Xre toxin-antitoxin system antitoxin: MEEALDLNNPRFSYGSIDDRDILFLIKAVRKGIEFNKFLALTEKSPFTLNEWSGFLHISERTMQRYKREKKAFDPIHTEKILEVTLLYKHGVEVFGNKEKFNEWLDTINLAIGGIKPKELLDNTFGISLLKDELTRIEYGVLA; the protein is encoded by the coding sequence ATGGAAGAAGCATTAGATCTTAACAACCCCCGTTTTTCTTATGGTTCTATAGATGACAGGGATATCCTTTTTTTAATAAAAGCCGTAAGAAAAGGCATAGAATTTAATAAATTTCTTGCCCTTACCGAAAAAAGTCCGTTTACACTTAATGAGTGGTCGGGGTTTTTACATATTTCAGAAAGAACCATGCAGCGTTATAAACGTGAAAAAAAAGCTTTCGACCCCATCCATACCGAAAAAATTCTTGAAGTAACTCTTTTGTATAAACATGGAGTAGAAGTATTTGGTAATAAAGAAAAGTTTAATGAGTGGTTAGATACCATTAATCTTGCCATAGGAGGTATAAAACCCAAAGAACTTCTGGACAACACCTTTGGTATAAGCCTCTTAAAAGATGAATTAACCCGTATAGAATACGGCGTATTAGCATGA
- a CDS encoding ExbD/TolR family protein — protein sequence MKTSVNPVNAGSMADIAFLLLIFFLVSTTIQNDVGINQKLPARCEGDCTGNIKENNILEISLNKMNQVMVKGKIIPFQELKEALITFVDNNKDKSCTYCNGKSIKTLSDHPTKAVISLKTDRETSYKTFVTVQNILAGGYNELRNTYALKIYDKGLEDLNEKELKEVQKAYPKVISEAEVN from the coding sequence ATGAAAACTTCAGTAAACCCTGTAAACGCAGGTTCTATGGCAGATATTGCCTTTTTATTATTAATTTTCTTTTTAGTCAGTACTACCATACAAAATGATGTAGGAATTAATCAAAAACTCCCAGCCCGATGTGAAGGGGATTGTACCGGAAATATTAAAGAAAATAATATTCTGGAAATTTCCCTTAATAAAATGAACCAGGTAATGGTAAAGGGTAAAATTATCCCTTTTCAGGAACTTAAAGAAGCCCTTATTACTTTTGTTGATAATAATAAGGATAAAAGCTGTACTTATTGTAATGGAAAAAGCATAAAAACTTTATCAGACCATCCTACAAAAGCTGTTATTTCATTAAAAACGGACAGAGAAACCTCGTATAAAACTTTTGTGACGGTTCAGAATATACTTGCCGGGGGATATAACGAACTACGAAATACCTATGCATTAAAAATATATGATAAGGGATTGGAAGATTTAAATGAGAAGGAATTAAAAGAAGTACAAAAGGCCTACCCAAAAGTAATTTCGGAGGCTGAAGTTAATTAG
- a CDS encoding universal stress protein — translation MKNILLPTDFSDNAWNAIEYALQIFKDEECKFYLLNAYSPPLTQPSNPITSATTTKALLDIAKKASEDGLKNVLKKVTGNFSNVKHQFETISEYDFFLGAVKTIVADYNIDIIVMGTKGASGIKEVIIGSNAAGVIGHVKCPVLAIPEKAVFKPLKEIAFATDYDYYCEKGELKPLTEIAEKFNASVKILHALDTKDQLTKDQEQIKRYLDEMLGNINHSFHTLTRVSLETATRVFTQSRDIDMLCIIAKHHSFFERLFGKPRVEEISFHIKIPYLVLHEYKS, via the coding sequence ATGAAAAATATATTGCTACCTACGGATTTTTCTGATAATGCCTGGAACGCAATAGAATACGCTCTTCAGATATTTAAAGATGAGGAGTGTAAATTTTATTTACTCAATGCTTATTCACCTCCGCTTACTCAACCTTCAAACCCCATAACATCTGCTACTACTACAAAAGCATTACTCGATATTGCCAAAAAAGCTTCGGAAGACGGACTTAAAAATGTTTTAAAAAAAGTTACCGGCAATTTCAGCAATGTAAAACATCAGTTTGAAACCATCTCAGAATACGATTTTTTCCTTGGGGCTGTAAAAACAATAGTAGCCGATTATAATATAGATATTATTGTAATGGGTACAAAAGGAGCTAGTGGTATAAAAGAAGTAATTATAGGAAGCAATGCGGCAGGAGTAATAGGACATGTTAAATGTCCGGTGCTGGCCATACCCGAAAAAGCTGTTTTTAAACCCTTAAAGGAAATAGCATTTGCCACCGATTATGATTACTACTGTGAAAAAGGGGAATTAAAACCTCTGACTGAAATAGCGGAAAAATTTAATGCGTCTGTAAAAATTTTACATGCTCTTGATACCAAAGACCAACTAACCAAAGATCAGGAGCAAATAAAAAGGTATCTTGATGAGATGCTGGGTAATATTAATCATAGTTTCCATACCCTGACACGTGTATCACTTGAAACTGCAACACGTGTTTTTACGCAAAGCAGGGATATAGACATGCTTTGTATAATAGCCAAACACCATAGTTTTTTTGAGCGCCTATTTGGTAAACCCAGGGTAGAAGAAATAAGTTTTCACATCAAGATACCTTACCTCGTATTACATGAATATAAAAGCTAA
- a CDS encoding prohibitin family protein, with the protein MDKLPKIGIPVIILLIAIIILISKSAITIGSGEAGVLYKTFGGGVVTDQPPLSEGFHLVAPWNKVYVYEVRQQELSETMQVLSSNGLGIKLDATAWYQPEYESLGKLHQEKGENYVERIIKPAIRSASRSVVGRYTPEQLYSSKRDAIQEEIQIETDNILANQYVKLNEILVRDVELPSTIKDAIERKLKQEQESLEYEFRLVTAQKEAERQRIEAKGKADANTILSASLTDKILQDKGIEATNKLAESANSKIVVIGSGENGLPIILGNQ; encoded by the coding sequence ATGGACAAATTACCAAAAATCGGGATCCCGGTTATAATCTTGTTAATAGCAATAATTATTTTAATTTCTAAATCTGCTATCACCATCGGGTCAGGAGAAGCCGGTGTTTTATACAAAACATTTGGCGGTGGGGTAGTAACGGATCAACCTCCTCTAAGTGAAGGATTTCATTTAGTGGCCCCCTGGAATAAAGTGTACGTTTATGAGGTACGACAACAGGAACTGTCGGAAACAATGCAGGTTTTATCATCAAACGGGCTTGGTATAAAACTCGATGCAACAGCATGGTATCAGCCGGAATACGAAAGCCTGGGCAAACTTCATCAGGAAAAGGGAGAAAATTATGTGGAAAGAATAATAAAGCCGGCCATAAGATCTGCTTCCAGGAGTGTGGTGGGAAGATATACTCCCGAGCAACTGTACTCATCCAAAAGAGACGCTATCCAGGAAGAGATCCAAATAGAAACTGATAATATACTTGCCAATCAATATGTTAAACTAAACGAAATCCTGGTTAGGGATGTAGAATTACCGTCAACTATTAAAGATGCAATAGAACGTAAATTAAAACAGGAACAAGAGTCCCTGGAGTATGAATTCCGACTGGTAACAGCACAAAAAGAAGCCGAAAGGCAACGTATAGAAGCAAAAGGTAAAGCCGATGCGAATACCATATTAAGTGCCTCGCTAACCGATAAAATTTTGCAGGATAAAGGTATTGAAGCTACCAATAAACTGGCAGAATCCGCAAATAGTAAAATTGTGGTAATCGGTAGTGGTGAAAACGGATTGCCGATTATATTAGGGAACCAGTAA
- a CDS encoding VWA domain-containing protein, giving the protein MPTKTIFFIILAAVISVLLSLFLYRINTSGSLKKKSVFIFLRFITIFSLLLLLINPQIKKVSYFVEKVNLSVVADNSSSIKFLNQQDNLNTIIDQIKKNERLNDKYNIIYYEFDNQLFNNDSLSFTGNQTNITRSLTSLQEINKGTTSPVILLTDGNQTYGDNYEYSLKNYNQPVFPVVLGDTVKHNDLKIQQLNVNRYSYLKNKFPVEVIVAYDGVGRVNTKFTISSGNNILYSKDLTFSSEENSKVLNIELPSASVGIKKYKAEIHPAGNEKNLVNNSRLFGVEVIDEKTDIAIISDILHPDLGAIRKSVESNEQRSVTFLKPNLPKTQINDYEILIIYQPNYKFKNTFETLKQLNKNFFIITGTKTDWRFLNNIQPYFDKGYSASTEEALPLLNTNFSGYVVEKEDFNNFPPLRDMLGETVFTAKNDVLLFKKIGNLETSQSLLSVVEEQGIRGALLEGEGLWRWRAQSFLDNKSFEPFDDFFGKLIQFLASRKKRERLVVDYESFYYGKSDVIISAGFFDKNYTFNPHASLQITLTNKNTGKVYGFPMLLKNNYYQVELNSLPAAEYEFTIAASAEKISKSGTFSILDFEVEKQFLNADVTKLQSLATNTKGEMFFTAKSRNLFNSLLNDERFKPVQKSKETIVPLIDWKWLLALIVLSLSAEWFLRKYNGLI; this is encoded by the coding sequence ATGCCAACAAAAACTATCTTTTTTATCATTTTAGCGGCAGTAATATCTGTTTTATTATCCCTGTTCCTTTACAGGATAAATACCTCAGGCTCACTAAAAAAAAAATCGGTTTTTATTTTTTTAAGGTTTATTACCATTTTTTCACTGCTTCTCTTACTCATAAACCCACAGATAAAAAAAGTAAGCTATTTTGTTGAAAAAGTTAACCTTTCGGTCGTAGCCGATAATTCTTCCTCAATAAAATTTTTAAACCAACAGGATAATCTTAATACAATAATTGATCAGATAAAGAAAAATGAAAGATTAAATGATAAGTATAATATCATTTATTATGAGTTTGATAATCAATTATTCAACAATGACAGTCTTTCTTTTACAGGCAACCAGACAAATATTACCCGTTCCTTAACTTCTTTACAGGAAATTAATAAAGGAACCACCTCTCCGGTAATTTTATTAACAGATGGTAACCAGACCTATGGCGATAATTATGAATATTCTTTAAAAAACTATAATCAGCCGGTATTTCCTGTAGTATTAGGAGATACTGTTAAACACAATGATTTAAAAATACAGCAACTTAACGTTAACCGCTATTCATACTTAAAAAACAAATTCCCTGTAGAAGTTATTGTTGCATATGACGGGGTGGGAAGAGTCAATACTAAATTTACAATTTCTTCAGGAAACAACATTTTGTATTCTAAAGATCTGACCTTTTCATCCGAAGAGAATTCTAAAGTACTTAACATCGAATTGCCCTCTGCCAGTGTAGGAATAAAAAAATATAAAGCAGAAATTCATCCCGCTGGTAATGAAAAAAACCTCGTAAATAACAGCAGGCTTTTTGGAGTGGAAGTTATTGATGAAAAAACGGATATTGCTATAATCTCAGACATACTACATCCGGATTTGGGCGCAATTAGAAAATCTGTTGAAAGCAACGAACAACGCTCCGTAACTTTTTTAAAACCAAATTTACCAAAAACACAAATAAATGATTATGAGATACTTATAATCTATCAGCCAAACTATAAGTTTAAAAATACTTTTGAAACTTTAAAACAATTAAATAAAAACTTTTTTATAATTACGGGGACCAAAACCGACTGGAGGTTTTTAAACAATATACAGCCTTATTTTGACAAGGGTTATTCTGCCTCCACTGAAGAAGCCTTACCTCTTCTTAATACCAATTTTTCCGGGTACGTGGTGGAAAAAGAAGACTTCAATAATTTTCCCCCTTTGCGGGATATGCTTGGTGAAACTGTTTTTACTGCAAAAAATGATGTGTTATTATTTAAAAAAATAGGCAATTTGGAAACTTCCCAATCTCTGTTGTCTGTTGTTGAAGAGCAGGGAATAAGAGGGGCTTTACTGGAAGGTGAAGGATTATGGAGATGGAGGGCACAAAGTTTTTTGGATAATAAAAGCTTTGAACCTTTTGATGATTTTTTCGGAAAACTTATCCAGTTTTTAGCCTCCAGAAAAAAAAGAGAAAGGCTTGTGGTTGATTATGAATCTTTTTATTACGGTAAAAGTGATGTGATAATTTCTGCCGGATTTTTCGACAAAAATTATACTTTTAATCCTCATGCATCATTGCAAATCACCCTTACCAATAAAAACACGGGGAAAGTATACGGTTTTCCGATGCTTTTAAAAAACAATTATTACCAGGTAGAGCTTAATTCATTGCCGGCAGCAGAATATGAATTTACAATTGCAGCCTCAGCAGAAAAAATTTCAAAATCAGGAACTTTTTCCATACTCGACTTTGAAGTGGAAAAACAATTTTTAAATGCTGATGTAACAAAACTGCAAAGTTTAGCTACAAATACTAAAGGAGAAATGTTCTTTACAGCAAAGAGCCGGAATCTTTTTAATTCCTTACTGAATGACGAAAGGTTTAAACCGGTACAAAAAAGTAAAGAAACTATTGTTCCTTTAATTGACTGGAAATGGTTGTTGGCTTTAATAGTCTTATCTTTGTCTGCAGAATGGTTTCTTCGAAAATATAATGGATTAATCTAA
- the fabG gene encoding 3-oxoacyl-[acyl-carrier-protein] reductase: protein MKLLEGKTAIITGASRGIGKGIAKVFAEHGANIAFTYSSSVDAAKELEKELNALGIKAKGYQSNAADFTQAQELADEVVKEFGSIDVLINNAGITKDNLLMRISEEDFDKVIEVNLKSVFNMTKAVQRTMLKQRKGSIINMSSVVGIKGNAGQSNYAASKAGIIGFTKSIALELGSRNIRSNVIAPGFIETEMTGVLDEKVVQGWRDAIPLKRGGQPEDVANACVFLASDLSAYITGQVINVDGGMLT, encoded by the coding sequence ATGAAACTATTAGAAGGAAAAACCGCTATAATTACAGGAGCAAGCAGGGGAATAGGAAAAGGTATTGCCAAAGTGTTTGCCGAACATGGCGCTAATATTGCTTTCACCTACAGTTCCTCGGTTGATGCTGCTAAAGAATTGGAAAAAGAACTAAACGCTTTAGGTATAAAGGCAAAAGGGTATCAAAGCAATGCGGCAGATTTTACCCAGGCGCAGGAATTAGCTGATGAAGTAGTTAAAGAATTTGGCAGTATTGATGTATTAATAAACAATGCCGGGATTACCAAGGATAATCTTTTAATGCGTATATCAGAAGAAGATTTTGATAAAGTTATTGAAGTAAACCTTAAATCTGTATTTAATATGACAAAAGCGGTACAACGCACTATGTTAAAACAACGAAAAGGCTCTATTATCAATATGAGTTCGGTAGTGGGAATTAAAGGAAATGCCGGACAATCCAATTATGCAGCGTCAAAAGCAGGAATAATTGGTTTCACCAAATCAATAGCTTTAGAGTTAGGTTCCAGAAATATACGTTCAAATGTCATTGCACCCGGATTTATTGAAACCGAAATGACAGGAGTATTGGACGAAAAAGTAGTGCAGGGGTGGAGAGATGCTATTCCTTTAAAGCGTGGAGGCCAACCGGAAGATGTGGCGAATGCCTGTGTATTCCTTGCTTCCGATCTTTCTGCTTATATTACCGGACAGGTAATTAATGTAGATGGTGGAATGCTTACATAA
- a CDS encoding M16 family metallopeptidase, producing MKFKKIFHLLIIGFIIFSCKKENSEEKKVLTDANGFKYETYENDPTGLRLYTLDNGLKVYLSKNTDEPKIQTFVAVRAGSVYDPADNTGLAHYLEHMVFKGTDEIGTQNWEEESKLLARISDLYEKHKAETDPEKKKEIYKKIDSVSLAASKISIANEYDKMVSSLGAEGTNAWTWHEETVYTNKIPSNALDKWLKLESERFSQLVLRLFHTELEAVYEEFNRAQDNDGRKEMYEGMKALFPKHPYGQQPTIGVSEHLKNPSMVAIHNYFSKYYVPNNMAVVLVGDIDFESAIQKVNKNFGNFESKEVTYPERPSEEPITAPVVREVFGPEAERVNIAFRTKGIGSDDEKYITLIDMILANSNAGLIDLNLNQKQKVLRASSYPQFFNDYGMLTLYGYPRTGQSLDEVKNLLLEQIDLIKKGEFEDWMIDAVINDLELSRMRSYENASAVAYAYVNSFVHFQDWQEVANTIDELREVSKQELVDFANNFFADNYVAVYKRQGESTGLVKVENPGITPIELNRDKKSPFFEEFGKIEMKNIEPQVVNYEEAIKEVQTKNNIEVSYIENTINDLAQLNIIFDMGKDNDKKLDLAVGYLEYLGTDKYSPEELKKEFYKLGVEYGVNSANDRSYVYVSGLSKNLDKGLELLEHLWDNALPNQETYDKYVQKIAKQREDGKANKGNIMWNGLFSYAQYGENSRLRNIYSIKELKKINPQELVNIIKELKNYKQRVFYYGNDIEGTVAALNEKHVVPADLKDYPEAKSYLNKETGGNVYFVNYDMVQAEMLFLAKGDNFDPEKIAASTLFNTYFGSGLSSIVFQEIRESQSLAYSAFSSYRQASKKEEPDYTYAYIGTQANKMPQAVNAMMELMTNMPEAEEQFKAAKESTLKQLAADRINKANIFWSYEQLKKRGLTEDNRKEIYEAIQGMTMEDLKTFFNENIKGETYDVMVIGNKKDVDMQALKKLGVIKEMDVDYLFNYEKPEPVKS from the coding sequence ATGAAATTCAAAAAGATATTTCATTTATTAATAATCGGATTTATCATTTTTAGTTGTAAAAAAGAAAATTCTGAAGAAAAAAAAGTTTTAACTGATGCCAATGGTTTTAAATACGAAACCTATGAAAACGATCCCACCGGTTTAAGACTTTATACGCTGGACAATGGTTTAAAGGTGTATTTAAGTAAAAACACCGATGAACCTAAAATACAAACCTTCGTAGCTGTAAGGGCGGGCTCTGTTTATGATCCGGCAGATAATACAGGTTTGGCTCATTACCTGGAACATATGGTTTTTAAGGGAACTGACGAAATCGGAACTCAAAACTGGGAAGAAGAAAGTAAATTACTTGCCCGGATTTCTGATTTGTATGAAAAACACAAGGCAGAAACAGATCCTGAAAAGAAAAAAGAAATTTATAAGAAAATTGATAGTGTCTCTCTTGCAGCCTCTAAAATATCAATTGCCAACGAATACGATAAAATGGTAAGTTCCCTGGGGGCAGAAGGAACAAACGCATGGACATGGCATGAAGAAACCGTTTATACAAATAAAATACCTTCCAACGCATTGGACAAATGGCTTAAACTGGAAAGTGAGCGTTTTAGCCAACTTGTGTTAAGGTTGTTCCATACAGAGCTGGAAGCAGTGTATGAAGAGTTTAACAGGGCACAGGACAATGATGGCAGAAAAGAAATGTATGAAGGAATGAAGGCTTTATTTCCAAAGCATCCGTATGGTCAGCAACCCACTATAGGAGTTTCAGAACATCTTAAGAATCCTTCCATGGTAGCCATCCATAATTATTTCAGCAAATATTATGTACCTAATAATATGGCGGTAGTATTAGTGGGTGACATAGATTTTGAAAGTGCAATACAAAAAGTGAATAAAAACTTCGGAAATTTTGAATCAAAAGAAGTTACCTATCCTGAAAGGCCTTCGGAAGAACCTATTACCGCACCGGTAGTACGCGAAGTATTTGGTCCCGAAGCCGAACGTGTAAACATAGCTTTCAGAACAAAAGGAATAGGCTCGGACGATGAAAAATACATCACCCTTATCGATATGATTCTGGCCAATAGCAATGCCGGATTAATTGATTTAAACCTCAATCAGAAACAAAAAGTATTAAGAGCCAGTTCTTATCCCCAGTTTTTTAATGATTACGGAATGTTAACCCTGTATGGTTATCCGCGAACCGGACAGTCATTAGATGAAGTGAAAAATTTGCTCCTTGAACAAATAGACTTGATAAAAAAAGGGGAATTTGAAGATTGGATGATTGACGCTGTAATAAATGATCTTGAATTATCCCGCATGAGAAGTTATGAAAATGCATCGGCAGTTGCCTATGCTTATGTAAATTCTTTTGTCCATTTTCAGGATTGGCAGGAAGTGGCAAATACTATCGATGAACTTAGAGAAGTGTCAAAACAGGAACTGGTTGATTTTGCCAATAATTTTTTTGCTGACAACTATGTTGCGGTATATAAAAGACAAGGTGAAAGTACAGGTTTAGTTAAAGTAGAGAATCCTGGTATAACACCTATAGAACTTAACAGGGACAAAAAATCTCCTTTCTTTGAAGAGTTCGGTAAAATTGAGATGAAAAATATAGAACCTCAGGTAGTAAATTATGAAGAAGCTATCAAAGAGGTACAGACTAAAAACAACATAGAAGTATCCTATATAGAAAATACAATCAATGACCTGGCCCAGTTAAATATTATTTTCGATATGGGTAAGGACAACGATAAAAAACTCGATTTAGCGGTAGGTTACCTGGAATATCTGGGCACCGATAAATATTCCCCCGAAGAACTTAAAAAAGAGTTTTACAAATTGGGAGTGGAATATGGAGTGAACTCTGCGAATGACAGATCGTATGTGTATGTTTCAGGATTAAGTAAAAACCTTGATAAAGGACTGGAACTATTGGAACATTTATGGGATAACGCTTTACCAAATCAGGAAACCTATGATAAATACGTGCAAAAAATAGCTAAACAACGTGAAGATGGAAAAGCCAACAAAGGAAATATTATGTGGAACGGTTTGTTCAGCTACGCCCAATATGGTGAAAACTCTCGGTTAAGGAATATTTATTCCATCAAAGAATTAAAGAAAATAAACCCTCAGGAGCTTGTAAACATCATAAAAGAACTTAAAAATTATAAGCAAAGGGTATTTTATTACGGCAATGATATAGAAGGAACTGTGGCCGCATTAAATGAAAAACACGTAGTGCCGGCAGATTTAAAAGATTACCCGGAAGCAAAATCATATCTTAACAAAGAAACAGGAGGAAACGTATATTTTGTTAATTATGATATGGTACAGGCAGAAATGCTTTTCCTCGCAAAAGGAGATAATTTTGACCCGGAAAAAATTGCCGCTTCAACCTTGTTTAATACCTATTTTGGCAGCGGCCTTTCATCTATTGTATTTCAGGAAATCAGGGAATCGCAGTCACTGGCATATTCCGCCTTTTCATCCTATCGTCAGGCCTCCAAAAAAGAAGAGCCCGATTATACCTATGCTTACATAGGAACACAGGCCAACAAAATGCCGCAGGCTGTAAATGCAATGATGGAACTTATGACCAATATGCCTGAAGCAGAAGAACAGTTTAAAGCTGCTAAAGAATCTACATTAAAGCAATTGGCAGCCGACAGGATTAATAAAGCAAATATATTCTGGAGCTACGAGCAACTCAAAAAAAGAGGCCTGACCGAAGATAACCGGAAAGAAATATATGAAGCTATTCAGGGGATGACAATGGAAGACCTGAAAACATTTTTTAACGAAAATATTAAAGGGGAAACTTATGATGTTATGGTGATAGGCAATAAAAAAGATGTAGATATGCAAGCCCTGAAAAAATTAGGGGTGATTAAGGAAATGGACGTTGATTATCTTTTTAATTATGAAAAACCTGAACCGGTCAAGTCATAA
- the sucD gene encoding succinate--CoA ligase subunit alpha: MSVLVNKDSKIIVQGFTGSEGTFHAEQMIEYGTNIVGGVTPGKGGQTHLGKPVFNTVKDAVEKVGADTSILFVPPAFAADAIMEAADAGIKVIITITEGIPVADMIKVYDYIKDKNCRLVGPNCPGVITPGEAKVGIMPGFVFKKGKVGIVSKSGTLTYEAADQVVRQGLGITTAIGIGGDPIIGTTTKEAVELLMNDPETECIVMIGEIGGQLEADAAKWIKSDGNKKPVVGFIAGETAPKGRTMGHAGAIVGGADDTAEAKKRIMKECGIYVVDSPAEIGKKVAEVLS, encoded by the coding sequence ATGAGCGTTTTAGTAAACAAAGATTCAAAAATAATAGTACAGGGTTTTACCGGAAGTGAGGGAACTTTTCACGCCGAACAAATGATTGAGTATGGCACTAATATAGTGGGAGGGGTAACTCCGGGAAAAGGAGGACAAACTCATTTGGGAAAACCCGTATTTAACACTGTAAAAGATGCCGTTGAAAAAGTAGGGGCAGACACGTCAATTTTATTTGTCCCACCTGCTTTTGCTGCCGATGCTATCATGGAAGCAGCCGATGCCGGAATTAAAGTAATCATAACCATTACTGAAGGGATCCCGGTAGCGGATATGATCAAAGTTTACGATTATATAAAAGATAAAAATTGCCGGCTGGTAGGACCTAACTGTCCGGGTGTTATAACTCCTGGAGAAGCAAAAGTAGGTATTATGCCGGGATTTGTGTTTAAAAAAGGTAAAGTTGGTATTGTTTCAAAATCAGGAACACTGACTTATGAAGCGGCAGACCAGGTTGTAAGGCAGGGATTGGGAATTACTACCGCTATAGGAATAGGGGGCGACCCTATAATTGGTACTACTACCAAAGAAGCAGTAGAACTCCTTATGAACGATCCTGAGACAGAATGTATTGTTATGATTGGTGAAATTGGAGGTCAGCTTGAAGCGGATGCTGCCAAGTGGATAAAATCCGATGGTAATAAAAAACCGGTAGTAGGCTTTATTGCCGGAGAAACCGCTCCAAAAGGAAGAACAATGGGCCACGCAGGAGCAATTGTTGGGGGAGCCGATGATACTGCCGAAGCCAAAAAGAGAATAATGAAAGAATGTGGTATTTATGTGGTGGATTCACCGGCTGAAATCGGAAAAAAAGTAGCAGAAGTTCTATCTTAA